One Williamsia phyllosphaerae DNA segment encodes these proteins:
- a CDS encoding adenylate/guanylate cyclase domain-containing protein gives MTSEGPVGSRWRGIAGAFGHRPVQLYAVGMVTANVIGAVIVFGLIRFILPLPIDPAAVLSARNFITFGAYLPVAVIIGFALGIGVAAPAFEWLGTGGVPDIRAYQAVLRLPARQVVVNATLWTIGLLVFVTVNGIGDGGVNLLVVIALAVGLGGAATCAMGYVVAERILRPITAQVMIRGVPGRYTAPGVTSRLVAMWGLSTAVPLVGAGLIALGRLLEIVIRPGDDIAAAVLALSLISLTVGAGGMLLAARSVADPVTQIIAAMHRVERGSYDTRVPVYDGSEIGRLQVGFNRMAATVGEREHIRTLFGMHVGDAVAARALKEEPTLGGEIREVAVLFIDLVGSTSLAQTHSPEEIVTLLNDFFGTVVETAARHDGFVNKFEGDAALLVYGAPLPHDDPAGAALRTARTLAQAIPFDGRLDAGIGVSFGACLAGNVGAANRFEYTVIGDPVNAAARLSDLAKDRDSRVVASSDALDAAAVDETQHWTVADEVTLRGRSEPTSLAIPRGAGRQRDNAVSTASATEP, from the coding sequence ATGACATCGGAAGGGCCCGTCGGGAGCAGGTGGCGCGGGATCGCAGGCGCGTTCGGCCATCGCCCGGTCCAGCTCTACGCGGTCGGCATGGTGACCGCCAACGTGATCGGGGCCGTCATCGTCTTCGGTCTGATCCGTTTCATCCTCCCGCTCCCGATCGATCCGGCCGCGGTCCTGTCCGCGCGCAACTTCATCACCTTCGGTGCCTACCTCCCGGTCGCGGTCATCATCGGGTTCGCGCTCGGGATCGGAGTGGCCGCACCGGCTTTCGAATGGTTGGGCACCGGCGGAGTACCCGACATACGCGCCTATCAGGCGGTGCTGAGGCTCCCTGCGCGGCAGGTCGTCGTCAACGCCACGCTGTGGACCATCGGACTCCTGGTGTTCGTGACGGTCAACGGGATCGGCGACGGCGGGGTCAATTTGTTGGTGGTCATCGCGCTCGCGGTCGGACTCGGTGGTGCCGCGACGTGTGCGATGGGCTACGTCGTCGCCGAACGGATCCTGCGTCCCATCACCGCGCAGGTGATGATCCGCGGGGTCCCCGGCCGGTACACCGCGCCGGGAGTGACGTCGCGGCTGGTCGCGATGTGGGGGTTGTCGACCGCGGTGCCATTGGTGGGTGCAGGTCTGATCGCGCTCGGACGGTTGCTCGAGATCGTGATCCGGCCCGGCGACGACATCGCCGCCGCGGTGCTCGCGCTCTCACTGATCTCGCTGACCGTCGGAGCGGGCGGGATGTTGTTGGCGGCACGCTCGGTGGCCGACCCGGTCACGCAGATCATCGCCGCGATGCACCGGGTCGAGCGTGGCAGCTACGACACCCGGGTCCCGGTCTACGACGGCTCCGAGATCGGGCGCCTGCAGGTCGGGTTCAACCGGATGGCGGCCACCGTCGGTGAGCGCGAACACATCCGGACGTTGTTCGGCATGCACGTCGGCGACGCAGTCGCCGCACGTGCACTCAAGGAGGAGCCGACCCTGGGCGGCGAGATCCGGGAGGTGGCCGTGCTTTTCATCGACCTCGTCGGCTCGACGTCGCTGGCGCAGACGCATTCCCCCGAGGAGATCGTCACCCTGCTCAACGACTTCTTCGGCACCGTGGTCGAGACGGCCGCACGCCACGACGGTTTCGTGAACAAGTTCGAGGGCGACGCGGCGCTGCTGGTCTACGGAGCGCCGCTGCCGCACGACGACCCCGCCGGCGCCGCACTCCGGACAGCGCGGACCCTGGCGCAGGCCATCCCCTTCGACGGTCGACTCGACGCGGGCATCGGTGTCAGTTTCGGCGCGTGTCTCGCGGGGAACGTCGGCGCCGCGAACCGGTTCGAGTACACCGTGATCGGCGATCCCGTGAACGCGGCCGCGCGACTCAGCGATCTGGCCAAGGACCGGGACAGCCGTGTCGTCGCATCATCGGATGCGTTGGACGCGGCCGCGGTCGACGAGACCCAGCACTGGACGGTCGCCGACGAGGTGACGCTGCGGGGTCGGTCGGAACCGACGTCCCTGGCGATCCCGCGCGGCGCGGGGCGTCAGCGTGACAACGCCGTGTCGACGGCGTCGGCCACCGAACCGTGA
- a CDS encoding AurF N-oxygenase family protein, which translates to MGETRLDQGPQEVSDRLIASAARLSRNAMTEIDWDQPMDPDLYGCSPEWCTLYGTELWDEMPLEQRIELTRHESASVATNGIWFEMILQEMVIRDQYLGKYHTPEFQWSLIEIADEARHSLMFAKGSDKLVGTSYRPSKFVGLLGKGFMMFARGEVAYGGILVAEEVLDVLQRGCMSDPRVLPFVRTINEIHVLEESRHMKFAREEVRESMKNVGWIRRQISALIIAIAGFVIVSSLHSPDVYANTGLDRKRALSAKKNNKHFHSMMRGSCVHLIEFLSSVGLLTRPAAFFYRRANLY; encoded by the coding sequence ATGGGAGAGACCCGGCTCGATCAGGGGCCGCAGGAGGTCTCCGACCGCCTCATCGCCTCGGCCGCTCGTCTGTCGCGCAACGCGATGACCGAGATCGACTGGGACCAGCCGATGGACCCCGATCTCTACGGCTGCAGCCCCGAGTGGTGCACCCTCTACGGCACCGAACTCTGGGACGAGATGCCCCTCGAGCAGCGCATCGAGCTGACGCGCCACGAGTCGGCGTCGGTCGCCACCAACGGCATCTGGTTCGAGATGATCCTGCAGGAGATGGTCATCCGCGACCAGTACCTCGGCAAGTACCACACCCCGGAATTCCAGTGGTCGCTCATCGAGATCGCCGACGAGGCCCGCCACTCGCTGATGTTCGCCAAGGGGTCCGACAAGTTGGTCGGCACCTCCTACCGCCCGTCGAAGTTCGTCGGGCTGCTCGGCAAGGGGTTCATGATGTTCGCGCGCGGTGAGGTCGCCTACGGCGGCATCCTCGTTGCCGAAGAGGTTCTCGACGTCCTGCAGCGCGGCTGCATGAGCGACCCGCGTGTCCTCCCGTTCGTCCGCACCATCAACGAGATCCATGTGCTCGAAGAGTCCCGGCACATGAAGTTCGCGCGCGAAGAGGTCCGTGAGTCGATGAAGAACGTGGGCTGGATCCGCCGCCAGATCAGCGCGCTGATCATCGCGATCGCCGGCTTCGTGATCGTCTCGAGCCTGCACTCGCCCGACGTCTACGCGAACACCGGACTCGACCGCAAGCGCGCACTGTCGGCGAAGAAGAACAACAAGCACTTCCACTCGATGATGCGCGGCAGCTGCGTGCACCTCATCGAATTCCTCAGCAGCGTCGGTCTTCTCACCCGCCCGGCGGCGTTCTTCTACCGCCGCGCGAACCTGTACTGA